Proteins encoded by one window of bacterium:
- a CDS encoding PilN domain-containing protein: MSLRVNLLPEARILKLKNQQTRRMVTIVCLLIVTSVGASIVILLLLLGTRALQYNSNSGTIDKLKKDIENKMTVEQDVAWFNDSLDASYTISNSRILISQLFDQLTQALPKEVKMTALTVDPSYQVKATVTAPDFNTVALFGNALSTFNTYAEKRIPGMDQKAVFTEVKIDSVSNKKNQSAEQKEFTVVFTVDKDLVQKFRNDASKTGQGS; encoded by the coding sequence ATGTCGCTTCGAGTTAACCTGCTACCAGAGGCTCGAATCCTCAAGCTTAAGAACCAGCAGACACGTCGTATGGTGACAATTGTCTGTCTTTTAATTGTGACGAGCGTTGGTGCATCGATTGTTATCTTGTTGCTGCTACTAGGTACGCGGGCACTTCAGTACAACAGCAATAGTGGCACAATTGATAAGCTCAAGAAGGATATAGAGAATAAGATGACGGTCGAGCAGGATGTTGCTTGGTTTAATGACTCGCTCGATGCATCGTACACTATAAGCAATAGTCGTATTTTGATAAGTCAACTGTTTGATCAATTGACTCAAGCATTGCCGAAAGAGGTCAAAATGACGGCGCTCACAGTAGATCCTAGTTATCAGGTTAAGGCAACGGTGACTGCCCCTGACTTTAATACTGTGGCACTGTTTGGTAATGCCCTAAGTACATTTAACACGTATGCCGAGAAGCGCATACCTGGCATGGACCAAAAGGCAGTTTTTACGGAAGTAAAAATTGACTCAGTTTCAAACAAAAAAAATCAAAGCGCTGAGCAGAAGGAATTTACGGTGGTATTCACGGTAGACAAAGATTTAGTACAGAAGTTTCGCAACGACGCAAGTAAGACTGGACAGGGATCATAA
- the pilM gene encoding type IV pilus assembly protein PilM: protein MQVFTEDEHYFGVDLGNSGIRLVELKNIHDKPTLVTYGDIELPQGIMSSDAPADLERVAAALKQLASDARVSTKNVVAGLPASKVFASIIKMPQMSEQEIAHSIRYQADKYIPMPLEQVKLDFTKVTQAKDVAEIDVLLVATPTVVANKYLSIFQSAGLELMALDVNAIAQARAMVPAADVDVILVDFTSLTTDIALVAKGVTGLIRSVNIGAKSLIRVTAQNLGLDEVQAEQFVRKFGMTQTKLEGQVYRAMKPLLDNIVDEIRKSIDFFYSQGSTGKIEKIVITGGPAAMPELPVYLANALGLAVEIGNPWQKISYSRDFTERLAGMALSYSTSVGLALRNMV from the coding sequence ATGCAAGTATTTACAGAAGACGAACATTACTTTGGTGTAGACCTCGGCAACTCCGGGATCCGACTCGTCGAGCTCAAAAACATTCACGATAAGCCAACACTTGTGACTTATGGTGATATTGAATTACCACAGGGGATCATGAGCTCGGACGCACCTGCTGACCTCGAGAGAGTAGCTGCTGCGCTCAAACAGTTAGCTAGCGATGCGCGTGTGAGCACCAAGAACGTTGTGGCTGGTTTGCCAGCTAGTAAGGTATTCGCTAGCATTATCAAGATGCCGCAGATGAGTGAGCAAGAGATCGCGCACTCTATTCGCTACCAAGCTGATAAATATATCCCGATGCCGCTCGAGCAAGTGAAGCTCGATTTTACGAAAGTCACCCAGGCGAAGGATGTGGCTGAGATTGATGTCTTGCTCGTCGCCACACCGACGGTTGTAGCGAATAAGTATCTCAGTATCTTCCAGTCCGCAGGTCTAGAGCTGATGGCACTGGATGTGAACGCTATAGCACAAGCTCGGGCGATGGTGCCAGCAGCCGATGTGGATGTGATATTGGTGGACTTTACATCACTTACAACGGACATAGCACTAGTCGCAAAGGGTGTCACTGGGCTAATTCGCTCGGTCAATATTGGCGCGAAGTCACTCATTCGTGTGACGGCGCAAAACCTCGGCCTTGATGAGGTTCAGGCGGAGCAGTTTGTGCGCAAGTTTGGCATGACGCAGACCAAACTAGAGGGTCAAGTGTATCGAGCAATGAAGCCACTACTCGATAATATTGTCGATGAGATTCGTAAATCGATAGACTTCTTTTATTCACAAGGCAGCACTGGTAAGATCGAGAAGATCGTCATTACCGGCGGGCCTGCTGCTATGCCTGAGCTTCCTGTGTATCTTGCAAATGCCCTTGGGCTAGCCGTTGAGATAGGTAACCCATGGCAAAAGATTAGTTATTCGCGCGACTTTACCGAACGACTCGCTGGTATGGCGTTATCATACTCGACGTCCGTTGGTCTCGCTCTAAGGAATATGGTGTAG